A stretch of DNA from Allomeiothermus silvanus DSM 9946:
CCCGGTCCAGGCCGTAGCCATAGACGTAAGCGTCCTCGATCTCGAAGCCCAGGTAGTGAATCGGGACTTCGATGCGGCGGCGGGTCGGTTTGGAGAGAAGGGCAGCGATCTTGACCGAGGCGGGCTGACGGGCCTCCAGGTAGTGCATCAGGTAGTTGAGGGTGATACCGGTGTCCACGATATCCTCCACCACGATCACGTCCTTACCGCTGATGGGGTAGCGCAGATCCTTGACCAGCTCGACCTCGCCGCTGGTCTTGGTGTCATCGCCATAGGAGGAAAGGGCCAGGAAGTCCATCGAAACCGGCAGGTCAATCCGGCGCACCAGATCCGCCATAAAGATAAAGGCCCCGTTCAAGACGCAGATCAGGTGAGGTTGTTTCCCCTTGTAGTCTTGGGTGATTTGGGCCCCGAGTTCACGGATGCGCTCTTGGATCTGCTGCTCGCTGATCTGGACGAGGCCGTCCCCGGCTTGGAAGATGCTCACAAAGGTGATTGTACCCGAAGGCTCAGGGTTTTTTGCCCCGCCGTTTCAGGGCAGCGGAAGTACTGCGCTGCTTTATGCCAGTGGCGGCATCTTTGCGCAAAGAAGCGGGCCGGGTCCTTTCCCCTGGCGTTTTGGTGGAGGAGGTGGATTTGGAGCCCAGACCTTTGGGCTCGAGCTCTGCCGTCCTCTTGCCCTGATAGGGCCGCCGGCTAGTCCCCCAACGGCCTGATCTTTGGGCGGAGCGATCCGATTCTCGAGCCCACCTCGCCCAGCGGTCGGTTCCGGCTTGGGGGGTATCGCCGGGGGATTTTGTCCGCACTGTGAAGCCCGCTCGGCCCTGCTCGGTTCGGCTTGGCGGTTTTATGGCTCGTGACTCCTCTCTCTGCTGGGCGAATTTGGCGGGCTTAGCCTTGGCCCAGCCCTCTTTTTTGCGGGGCTTTAGGGGTTTTTGTCCCTGCAAGAGCCCGATCTCTTCCGGGGTCAGGTAGCGCCACTCGCCGGGATTGAGCTTCCCCAACTTGATCGGCCCCACCTGCAAGCGCACCAGCCGGGTCACCGGGTAGCCCAGCCTCCCCAGCATCCGCCGCACCTCGCGCTTTTTCCCCTCGGCCATGACGATCCGAGCCCCCTCTTGGGTGGGTTCGGCCTCGAGGGCCTGGGCCAGCCCGTCGTCCAGTGCCACGCCCTCCACCAGCCGTCTGCAATCGGCCTCGGACACCCTGCCGTGCTTGCACCAGGCCCGGTAGACCTTGCGTACCCCGTAGCGGGGATGGGTAAGCTTTAGGGTCAGGTCGCCGTCATTGGTAAGCAGCAAGAGCCCCTCGGAGTCTTTGTCGAGGCGGCCCACCGGATGCAGGCCAGGTACGTCGGGCACGAGCTGATAAACGGTACGCTCGGCGTGGGGGTCGCTCTTGGTGGTGGTCACGCCCACCGGTTTATGTAGGGCAATCACCACTTTTTTCTCTGGAAGGCGCACCCGTTCGCCGTCGAGGCACACCACGTCGCTCTCGGACACGCTCGAGCCGATCCCGGCGATCTGATCGTTGATGGTGACCCGCCCTTCGCGAATCAGGTCTTCGGCCTTGCGGCGGCTGGCAACCCCAGCCCGGGCGAGAAATTGTTGTAAGCGCATAGTAGCCCATTCTACTCGTAGCGAAGGCCCTAAGACGAGGTCTCGGTGCCTTGGGCGCTAACCTGGAAAAACTCCACCACCGCTTGCCCGAGCTAAAATTGGCGGCAAAGTAGAGATAAGCCTGGCCTTCAGAGGGGGGATTTCTTGCTGAATTTGGGGTTACGTTTTTCCTTGAGCGACTCGAGCCCCTCGCGTGCGTCCGGCCCCATAAAACCCAGGAATTCCAGGGCCAGGCTGGCGTCGAAGGTCGGCCCGGCCAGCCTTAGCCAGTTGTTGAGGGCGTACTTGGTCCAGCGGATTGCGGTCGCGGAGCCCTGGGTGAGCCTTTGGGCCAGCTCGAGCGCTTTGGCGTAGACCGCTTGGTCATCCACACACAGCGAGACCAGCCCCAGCCGCTCGGCTTCCTCACCGCTCATGGACTCGTTCAAGAGCAGGTAATACTTCGACTTGTTCAGCCCGATCAAGAGGGGCCAGATGATCGCCGAGTGATCCCCCGCCGCTACCCCCAGCCGGGTGTGCCCGTCCAGGATACGGGCTTTCTTCCCCGCTACGCTGATATCCGAAAGGAGCGCCACCGCGAGCCCTGCCCCCACCGCCGGGCCTTCGATGGCCGCCACCACCGGCTTGGAGCAGTTCAGGATGTTGTAGACGAGGTCCCTGGCTTCTTTCCAGACCCGCACCAGGGTCTCGTAATCGCGGATCATCTCCTCGATCATGGCGAAGTCGCCCCCGGCGCTGAAAACACCGCCCTCGCCCCGCACCAGCACTGCGCTGATCTCCGCCTCGGCATCGATGTCGCGCCATACATAGGCCAACTCGCGGTGCATCGTGGCATCGGCGGCGTTGAGGCGGCCTGGGTTGGAGAGGACGACCTCCAGCACCCCCTCGGCGGGCTCGGCAAACTTTAGGCGGGAATAGGCGGATTTCCAGTCGCTCATAGGGCAATGTCCTCTGCTTGATTCTGCCTCATCTAAAGCCATGGGGGAAGCGGCCGCACGGTGGGATCTGGTTGGCTTTGCGCTGGCGCGACGGTGTAGCATACAATCCCTCTGACATGGCCTTATTCGCCGTGGACAAACCGCTCGGCATCACCTCTCACGACGTGGTGGACGCTGCCCGCAGGCGCCTTGGAACCCGCCGGGTGGGGCACACCGGAACCCTCGACCCACTGGCGACGGGGGTGCTAATCCTGGCGAGCAACAGTTCGACCAAGCTGGTTCCTTTTCTCTCCGCTGAAGATAAGGAGTACCTGGCCTGGGTCTCGTTTGGTGCGACCACTGAAACCCTTGACGCCGAAGGCCCGGTTACGGCGGAGGCCCCGGTGCGGTTCAGCAAAAAAGACCTCGAGACCACCCTCCCACACTTCCTTAGCCTCACCGAGCAGGTACCCCCCGCGTATTCGGCGGTCAAGATAGGAGGGGTCAAGGCGTACGAAGCCGCCCGAAAGGGAGAGAGCCTGGAACTCACCCCCAGGCCGGTCAAGTACCTCGAAGTTACCCTCCTGGCCTTCGAACCTGCCCCCAAAACCTACCGCATCGGCCCCTCACCGAACGGTTGGGAGATCACCCCAGTGAAAGGCCGACAGGCCCCCGGCGATGCCGGTACTCAGCGGGGCCGCCTGGTCCAGCTTCCCAGGGCACTCGGGACGTACCCCACCGCGGTGATTCGTTTGGTGGTGGGTAGCGGAACCTACGTGCGGGCTTTCGCCCGTGATC
This window harbors:
- the truB gene encoding tRNA pseudouridine(55) synthase TruB, which encodes MALFAVDKPLGITSHDVVDAARRRLGTRRVGHTGTLDPLATGVLILASNSSTKLVPFLSAEDKEYLAWVSFGATTETLDAEGPVTAEAPVRFSKKDLETTLPHFLSLTEQVPPAYSAVKIGGVKAYEAARKGESLELTPRPVKYLEVTLLAFEPAPKTYRIGPSPNGWEITPVKGRQAPGDAGTQRGRLVQLPRALGTYPTAVIRLVVGSGTYVRAFARDLGELLGTKAFLSGLVRTRVGRVGLERCVPLEKIDPEHPLEETQALSFPLVQLSHAEVKRVLEGVPLPIPAQGYVALVDNRRQLIAIAEGDGFKLKIKRVFKK
- a CDS encoding enoyl-CoA hydratase/isomerase family protein encodes the protein MSDWKSAYSRLKFAEPAEGVLEVVLSNPGRLNAADATMHRELAYVWRDIDAEAEISAVLVRGEGGVFSAGGDFAMIEEMIRDYETLVRVWKEARDLVYNILNCSKPVVAAIEGPAVGAGLAVALLSDISVAGKKARILDGHTRLGVAAGDHSAIIWPLLIGLNKSKYYLLLNESMSGEEAERLGLVSLCVDDQAVYAKALELAQRLTQGSATAIRWTKYALNNWLRLAGPTFDASLALEFLGFMGPDAREGLESLKEKRNPKFSKKSPL
- the hpt gene encoding hypoxanthine phosphoribosyltransferase encodes the protein MFQAGDGLVQISEQQIQERIRELGAQITQDYKGKQPHLICVLNGAFIFMADLVRRIDLPVSMDFLALSSYGDDTKTSGEVELVKDLRYPISGKDVIVVEDIVDTGITLNYLMHYLEARQPASVKIAALLSKPTRRRIEVPIHYLGFEIEDAYVYGYGLDRAQYDRNLPFITSIRSE
- a CDS encoding pseudouridine synthase; its protein translation is MRLQQFLARAGVASRRKAEDLIREGRVTINDQIAGIGSSVSESDVVCLDGERVRLPEKKVVIALHKPVGVTTTKSDPHAERTVYQLVPDVPGLHPVGRLDKDSEGLLLLTNDGDLTLKLTHPRYGVRKVYRAWCKHGRVSEADCRRLVEGVALDDGLAQALEAEPTQEGARIVMAEGKKREVRRMLGRLGYPVTRLVRLQVGPIKLGKLNPGEWRYLTPEEIGLLQGQKPLKPRKKEGWAKAKPAKFAQQREESRAIKPPSRTEQGRAGFTVRTKSPGDTPQAGTDRWARWARESDRSAQRSGRWGTSRRPYQGKRTAELEPKGLGSKSTSSTKTPGERTRPASLRKDAATGIKQRSTSAALKRRGKKP